Within the Ochrobactrum vermis genome, the region GACGCCGGAAGTGGTGGCGCTGCGTGACCCCGAAACGCTGGAACGCCTGACGGCGGTGCAGGGGCGTCCGGTGCTGCTTGCGCTGTTCGTGCGGCTTGGCACGACGCGGCTTCTCGATAATCGCGTCATTGCGCATGTCGCGCAGGAACAGGCGGCCTGAGATGAGCGCACCCGTCAAACAGAAACGACTAACGCCCAAGGCCATTTCGGCTCTTAAGGGTGAACGCCCGATTGTCAGCCTCACCGCCTATACGACACCGATTGCGCGTCTGCTCGATCCGCATTGCGACTTGCTGCTGGTGGGGGACTCGCTCGGCATGGTGCTTTACGGCATGGATTCTACCCTTGCCGTAACGCTCGACATGATGATCGCCCATGGGCAGGCGGTGATGCGCGGGGTGGAGACGGCTTGTGTCATCGTCGATATGCCATTCGGCTCCTATCAGGAATCGAAGGAACAGGCGTTTCGCAACGCCGCCCGCGTGATGCAGGAAACCGGCTGTGACGGCGTCAAGCTTGAGGGCGGCGAGGAAATGGCCGAAACGGTCGATTTTCTGGTGCGTCGCGGCATTCCGGTGTTCGGTCATGTCGGGCTGATGCCGCAACAGGTCAATACGGTCGGCGGTTTCCGTTCGCTGGGACGCGATGACAATGAGGCCGACCGCATTCGTTGCGATGCGCAGGCCATCGCCGACGCCGGTGTGTTTGCGCTGGTCATTGAGGGCACGGTGGAGCCGCTGGCGCGCGAGATCACGGCATCGCTCTCCGTTCCGACGGTTGGCATCGGGGCATCGGCTGCCTGCGACGGGCAGATACTGGTTTCGGACGATATGCTGGGGCTGTTCCAGGATTTCACGCCGCGCTTCGTCAAGCGTTTTGCGCAACTGGCGCCGCAGGTGTCCGATGCGGCGAAAGCCTATGCCGAGGAGGTGCGGGCGCGCACATTCCCGGGACCGGAGCATGTTTTCGGCGCCAAACCGAAAGCCTGACCTCTCTTTGCTTTTCGCATTATCCTACGCAAAACCGCTTCGCACTTTTGCTGGAAATGCTTAAAACCTGTGCCGTATGGCGGTAGCGCCTTGTAATTATTCGTCAATCGCGTTCAATGTCGGAACTGTTTTCCGGAGTTGCCGTGACCGACGATATTGCCCATACCGAACTGATTGCCGTGCTGGCTGCCGTGACCAGCGAACAGCCGCGCGTCATGACCGTGCGGCAAGGGCAGGCTCTTCCCTCCGGCCCGTTCGAAAGCGAGCATCGTTCGTTGCAGTCGGGTCTGCGCGCCTGGGTGCAGTCGGAAACCGCGCATCCGGTCGGCTATCTGGAGCAGCTTTACACTTTTGCCGACCGTGACCGCCACGCACAGGGCGAGCGCATCATCTCGATCAGCTATCTCGGCCTCGTGCGCGAAAGCGATGCGGCGGCAGGGCAGGCGGGCTGGCGCGGCTGGTATGATTATCTGCCGTGGGAAGATCACCGTCAGGGCGAACCGGCCATCATGGAGCATCTCAACAATGCGCTCCTTGTCTGGGCCTATCGGGCCGAAACACCGGAACTGACCGCGCAGCGCATGCGGCGCATCGCCTTCACCTTTGGCTTTGACAATGGAGAGTGGGGCGGGCGCTGGAACGAAGACCTCGTGCTGCAACGCTATGAGCTGCTGTTCGAGGCAGGCTTGGTGGCGGAAGCCGGAATGAAGGAAGACGAGAACGGCCGTTCCATGTTTGCCGATCATCGCCGCATCCTTGCCACGGCGATTGCGCGGCTGCGAGCCAAGATCAAATATCGCCCGGTGGTGTTCGAATTGATGCCGGACAGTTTTACGCTTTTGCAACTCCAACGGACTGTCGAAGCGCTGGCGGGTCTGCGCCTGCACAAGCAGAATTTCCGCCGCCTGATCGAGCAGCAGGATCTCGTCGAGGAAACCGGCGAAAGCGACAGCGAAACCGGAGGTCGCCCGGCAAAACTGTTCCGTTTCCGCTACTCGATTGTCGAGGAACGCGCCCTTTCCGAGCGCCATCTGGCCGGAGCCAAGCTGCCAATCTCTCGCGATTGACAATATACTCGAATCGAGTATAAGTTCATAAACATGAAATACTCAGATTGAGTATAAATGGGCATGCCAGCGTATTTCCAGCAAAAGCGTAAAACGCTTTCACGTGAGGCTGATGCGTAACGCATGTCGATGAGCTGGGAGGCTCGCACATGAACGATCATGTTTCCGTTTCGCAACTCTATGACCGCGTGGCCAAGGTGCTGCCCAAGGCGGATTGGCTGGGCTTCGAAGACGATGTCGCCGCCATTATCGAGCTGAAGAAAAAGCGCAATGCCGTCATCCTTGCGCATAATTACCAGACGCCGGAAATCTTCCATTGCGTGGCCGATATTGTCGGCGACAGTCTGGCGCTGGCGCGCAAGGCTGCGGAGGTCGATGCCGATGTGATCGTGCTGGCGGGCGTGCATTTCATGGCCGAGACGGCCAAGCTGCTCAATCCAGGCAAGACGGTGCTCATCCCCGATATGGCTGCGGGCTGTTCGCTGGCCGACAGCATCACGCCGGAAGATGTGGCGTTGCTGCGCGAGGCGCATCCCGGCGTGCCGATCATCACCTATGTCAACACATCTGCTGCCGTGAAGGCGGCATCCGATATTTGCTGCACCTCCGGCAATGCCAAAAAGGTGGTGGAGTCGCTTGGCGTGCCGCGTGTGCTGATGATCCCCGACGAGTTTCTGGCGCAGAATGTGGCGCGCGAAACCAATGTCGAAATTCTCGCCTGGCATGGCCATTGCGAGGTGCATGAGCGGTTCACGCCCGACGATATCCGCGAATTGCGCGAAAGCCATCCGGGCGTCGTGGTTCTGGCGCATCCAGAATGCCCGCCGGAAGTGGTGGCGGTCGCCGATTTTGCCGGTTCCACGGCGGTTATGTCGGATTATGTCGGCGAGAAGAAGCCGCAGCGTGTCGTGCTTTTGACCGAATGCTCGATGAGCGACAATGTTGCCGTCGATCACCCGGATGTCGAGTTCATCCGCCCGTGCAATCTCTGCCCGCATATGAAGCGGATCACTCTTGCCAATATTCGCGATGCGCTGGAAAACAATCGTCATGAAGTGACAGTCGATGCAGCACTGATGGAGCCTGCCCGGCGTGCTGTCGAGCGGATGCTGGCGGTATGAACACGGCCTGGACTGCCCCGGTCCCAGTCCTCGTCATCGGCAGCGGCCTTGCCGGGCTGATGACGGCGCTCACGCTGTCGCCGCAGCCGGTTCTGCTGGTGACGGCAGGAACCCTCGGCCTGTCCGGTTCCAGCATGCTGGCGCAAGGCGGCATTGCCGCAAGTGTCGGCGCGGATGACAGCGCGGCGTTGCATCTGGCCGATACGATTGCGGCGGGCGACGGCCTGTGTGACGCAGGCGTGGCGGCGGAAATCATCGCGGCGGGCGCAGACGTCGTTGCGGCGCTGGAAGCGCATGGCGTGCACTTCGACCGCAAGGCGGACGGTTCATTTTCACTCGGTCTGGAAGCTGCCCATAGTCGCCATCGCATCGTGCATGTGGATGGCGATGCGACCGGCGCGGGCATCATGCGCGCTCTAACCGCGAAGGTTCTGGCGACGCCTTCGATCACCGTCATGGAAAACACCCGCGCTCTGCGGCTCATCTGGCAGGATGGTCGTGTGGTCGGCGCTTGTCTTGAAAATGTCGGCCCGGTCGCCGCGCGCGCCGTGGTGCTGGCGACGGGCGGGATCGGCGGACTTTATAACGCAACGACCACGCCGCTCGGCAATCTCGGCCAAGCTGCGATATTGGGGGCTGCTTTGGCAGGCCGCGCGGGCGCTGAGCTTGCCGATATGGAGTTCGTGCAATTCCACCCGACAGCGCTTGCCGTTTCTGCGCCGCGTCTGCCGTTGATCAGCGAGGCGGTTCGCGGGGAGGGCGCCAAGCTTGTCAATGATCGCGGCGAACGCTTCATGGCGGATGTTCCGGGCCGCGAGCTTGCGCCCCGTGATGTGGTGGCGCGCGCCATCGGCAGCGAGATCGCGCAAGGGCGCAAGGTCTATCTTGATGCATGCACGGCTCTGGGGGCGCGTTTTGCAACCCGGTTTCCCGGTATCGATGCGCTTTGCAAACAACACGGCATCGATCCGTCCCGCGATCTGATCCCGGTCAGACCGGCCACGCATTACCATATGGGCGGGATCAAGACTGACGCCGATGGGCGCAGCGGTCTGCCGGGTCTCTGGGCCGTGGGCGAAGCGGCTTGCACCGGCCTGCATGGCGCCAACCGGCTTGCCAGCAATTCGCTGCTTGAAGCCGCCGCGATGGGGCTGCGCGCCGCCCGCGCGCTTGGTGATGCAGAAGCGGTTGCCGTGCGGCATCCCCTGCCGGTCAGCCTGCCGCAAGGTGCGGACGCTGAACCCGTACGGCGGATCGTTTCCCGCCATCTTGGCCTGCTGCGTGATGAAGAAGGTTTGCGCTCTGCAATCACCGCCCTTCTCCCCCTCGCAGAGACCGACGATGCCGCAGCCGTGGCGCTGGTCGTTGCGGTTGCGGCATTTGAACGGTGCGAGTCCTGCGGCAGCCATGCCCGCACCGACTATCCCGCCAAAAACGCGGCACCCGCCCGCAGCTTTTTCACCTTTCCGGCAGCTTTCGCACTGGCACGCGAAATAGCCGCGCCTCACCCTGTTACAAGGACTGCATGATGAACCTGCCGCGCTTGTCTCCGCTTGTCGTAGAACCGCTGGTGCGCGCCGCACTTCTGGAAGATCTGGGGCTTGCTGGCGATATTACCAGCAATGCGGTGGTGCCGGAGGATCACCGCTCGGCCATGCTATTCAGCCTGCGCCAGCCGGGTGTCATTGCCGGGCTGGATGTGGCCGAAATGGCATTTCGTCTGGTCGATCCGGATGTCACATTCGAACGTCTGGCGCGGGACGGTCAGTCTCTTGAGAAGGGGGCGGATGTTGCCCGCGTTTCCGGCTCGTCCCGCTCCATTCTGGCGGGGGAGCGCACCGCGCTCAATTTTCTCGGCCACCTGTCCGGTATCGCCACGGCGACGGCTAATCTGGTGAAGGCGGTTCAGGGCACCAGGGCCTCCATCGTCTGCACGCGCAAGACAACGCCGGGACTGCGTGCCTTGCAAAAATATGCGGTCAGGGCAGGCGGTGGCATGAACCACCGTTTCGCGCTTTATGATGCGGTGTTGATCAAGGACAATCACATCGCGGTCGCTGGCGGCGTGCGCGAGGCCATCGAGCGCGCCAAGGCCGGTGCCGGTCATATGGTCAAGATCGAGGTTGAAGTCGATACGCTGCAACAGCTCGATGAAGCCATGGTTCTCGGCGTCGATGCGGTGCTGCTCGATAACATGTCACCTGCGCAATTGCGTGAGGCGGTGTCGGTGATCGGCGGGCGCGCCATTTCGGAAGCTTCCGGCGGCATCACACCGGAAACGGTGGCGGCAGTGGCTGCCAGCGGTGTTGATCTGATTTCGGTCGGCTGGACCACGCACAGCGCGCCAAACCTCGATATCGGGCTCGACTTTGAAGAGTTGACATGAAAAAGGGAGGCGATTGCCTCCCTCTTTATCTAGATAGCTGCGAGCCTTACTTTTCGACGAAAGCCTTCTCGATGACGTAATGTCCGGCTTCGCTCTGGCTGCCTTCCTTAAAACCACGTTCTTCCAGAATCTGCTTGGTTTCCGCCAGCATTTCCGGGCTGCCGCAGAGCATCATGCGGTCGTCTTCATGATTGAATTCAGGTAGGCCGACATCGGTAAAGAGCTGACCCGAACGAATAAGATCGGTCAGGCGGCCGCGATTCCGATAGGGTTCACGCGTGACTGTCGGATAATAAATGAGCTGCTTCTTCACCATCTCGCCAAGGAACTCATCCTGTGGCAGCTCGGTGGAGATGAAATCCGTATAGGCAAGTTCTGCCACCTGACGCACACCATGAACGAGAATGATCTTCTCGAAACGTTCATAAGCTTCCAGATCACGGATGATCGACAGGAATGGCGCGAGGCCGGTGCCGGTCGAGAGCAGCCAAAGATTTTTGCCGGGTTTCAGATTGTCATAGAGCAGCGTGCCGACCGGCTTCTTGGACAGGATGATCTGGTCGCCAACTTTCAAATGCTGCAGCTTGGAGGTCAGCGGACCGTTCGGTACCTTGATCGAGAAGAATTCCAGTCCGTCTTCGTAAAGGCTCGACGCAATCGAATAGGCGCGTGTGAGCGGCTTACCGTTCACTTCCAGGCCCATCATGATGAATTGTCCGCTCTGGAAGCGAAAGCCAGGGTCGCGCGTCGTGCGGAAGGAAAACAGCGTGTCGGTCCAGTGATGGATGTCGGTGACGGTTTCCTGATTGAAGTTGCTGCTCATTTTCGGAACTGTCTCTGTCTTGCTCCAGCACCGCTTGGGAGGACGGCGCCTATGGAATGGATTGGTTGGTCAGTCTTTATCGGTCATTGCCGCATTTTGCCCGCAGTCATGCAGCTCCGGGGAGTTCTGCATCCTCTGCAGGCAAAACGCTTTGATTGCAATCAATGTAAGCGCGTCATGCTGCCTTCAGGGTGGCTTCCGCGAATTCGTAATTGGCCAGCTTGTCGAGGAAGTTCGTTACATAGTCAGGCCGACGATTACGGAAATCGAGATAATAGCTATGCTCCCAGACATCAAGCCCTAATAGCGCCTTGCCTTCGCCGGTTGCCAGCGGATTGGAGCCATTTGGCGTCTTCGTAACCTTCAGCTTGCCGTCATTGGCCAGAACCAACCACGCCCAGCCCGAGCCGAACTGGCCAACCGCCGCCGTCTTGAAGGCTTCCTTGAACTGGTCGACGCCGCCGAAATCCTCGACGATCTTCTTTTCCAACGCGCCCGGAAGGCGTCCACCGTTTGCTGACAGGTTCTGCCAGAACAGGTCGTGGTTCCAATGCTGGCCGGCATTGTTGAAGACCGGAGCGAGATCGGCCTTGTCTTTCGCAAACAGCACGATTTCCTCAAGCGACTTGCCCTTGAGCGCATCGTTCTTTTCAACGAAGCCGTTGAGCGCCGTTACATAAGCCTGATGGTGCTTGCCGTGGTGCAGCTCAAGCGTTTCGGTGCCCATGCCGACGCCTTCAAGAGCGTTGGTCGCATAGGGAAGCGGAGGCAAGGTGAAGCTCATTTTAGACTCCTTGATATACAACTATCTTGATAATTCTGAGCGGATCGCTTAATTTAACAAGATAATTCTTCTTTAAATCGAAAACAGGCAATATGTCAAGAAATGACTTTCTAAATACCGACGAATTGGGAGCACGTTCTCCCGCCGAGAAGATCATGCTCGCGCTCAAGATGCGCGGTGCGCAGACGGCTGCCGCAATTGGCGAACATCTTGGCACCACCGGCGAGGCGGTGCGCCAGCAGCTGGTGCGGCTGGCCGAGGAAGGTCTCGTCGCGCCGCATTCCGTATCGCAGGGCGTCGGTCGCCCCTCGCAGTTCTGGGATCTGACGGAAACCGGTAACAAGCGCTTTCCCGATACCCATGCCGATCTGACCGTTCAGCTTCTGCATTCCGTGCGCACCATTCTCGGCGACGATGCGCTGGATACGCTGATCGCCCATCGTGAGACCGAGACGCGCCGTCAGTATCAGACACGTTTGAAGGACTTGTCTCTCGATCAGCGGGTGAAGGAACTCGCCGACATCCGGTCCGCAGAAGGCTACATGGCCGATGCCGAAAAGCGCGAAGATGGCTCATGGCTTCTCATTGAAAATCATTGCCCCATTTGCGCTGCCGCCGATGCCTGTCAGGGTTTCTGCCGGTCGGAGCTTCAGGTATTCAGGGCCGTGCTGGGCCCCGATGTTTCGGTAAACCGCACCGAGCATATTCTGGCGGGTGCGCGGCGCTGCGCCTACGTTATTTCGCCCGCCGCTTGATTACACTTTCAGCATTGCGCAGGCTGGGGCCGTCTTGCGCTACGAACAAGAGCGAGTGCTGACAGGAAAGCCAGCGCAGACAGAACGGCAAAACCGGAGAAGAGCCAAAGTGCGGCATGCGCAGTGCCGGCAAAGCCGCCGGGATTGGTGAGCCCGGCCATATTGGCAATCATTCCGGCAAGTGCTGCACCAAGCGCTGTTGTGAAAAGCTGTACCATGGTCACGGAAGCGGTGGCCAGATTCTGGTCCTCTGCGTCGGCGCGCTTGAAGATGCGGGTCAGCAAATGCGGCCATGTCAGGCCAACGCCGAAACCGATCACGGCCAGCGCGATGCAGATTGGCAGCAGATTGTACCAATGTCCTTCGCTTCCAGCCGGAATGAGAACGGCCAATGTCACCATGCCTGCCACGCCCATGACAGGAGCGGCGAGAATGACACGATCGGTGCGCCCTGCGGCAACCCCTGACGATCCGATGGAGCCGAGCGTCCAGCTACCGCCCATGATTGCAGCCAGATATCCTGCAACGAGTGGCGACTGATTGTGCAGCACTTGGAAGAACAGCGGCACGAACACTTCCGCGCTGGTCACCGAGGCGCTGAGGAAGGCAAGCGTGAGATAAAGCGCCCCGAGTTTCTGGATGCTGAACGAGCCTTTCGGCAGAATCCGCCTGCGGGCTTTCATTTCCACCACTGCAAGAAGAAGCAGCAAGACGACGGCAAGCACCACACCACCAGCATTCCATACCAGTTCGGATGAAATGCTTCCGGCCGAAACGGCAAGGACGGCTGCAGTCAAAAGGATGAGCTGCGGCCAGGCCAGCCGGTCATTGCTGGCGGCGGAGCCGGATTCACGCGGCAGCACCGTCATGGCCATAATGGTGAATACGGCGATAACCGGGGCGAGTGACCAGAAGGCTGCGCGCCAGATGCCGAGCTCGGCAAAAACGCCGCCAATGGCAGGGCCGACGAGCGTGGCCACGCCCCACATACCGGAAACGAGGCCGATGGCGCGAGGCCATAGCGCCTCGTCGAAAACAATGCGGATCATGGAATAGGACAGGGAGAGCATCAAGCCGCCGCCAAGGCCTTGTATGGCCCGCCCCGCCAGCATGACGGGCATGGATGGAGCGAGGCCGCAAGTCAGAGTTCCGGCAGCAAATATAATTGCTGCAATCAGATAGGCACTGCGCGGGCCCGCCTGCGAAAGCAGGCGCGGCACGAGGGCCGAACCGAGAATAGATGCGGTGACGAACAGTGCTGTGTTCCAGGCGTAGTAATCCATGCCGCCAATATCGGCGACGACCGTTGGCAAAATGGTTGTGGCAATGAACACGTTGATGGCATGAAGCGCAACGCCGCCGACAAGCGTCAGCGAAACAATGGCGTTTCTACCTGCAAACAGGTCTCCCCAACCGGCGGTCGGCTTGTGATCCTGCATTTTATTTTCCTTTGACTGTCATTACGCGAGCGTAAGCCTGAATGAGGTCGCCCCGAACATGGAGCCAATGGCTACGCTCGCACCTATAATTTGTCAAGCAAATGCTTGTTTAATTAAATTGATGATACTCCGGGAACTGTAGCAAGCTATCTTGTTGGGCAGAAGCTCTTTGTCCAGACAAAGACTTTCAATGAAAACAACGCTGCAAAAGGGAAGCATAAGGGAAGGGGTTCAAATCCTCACAAAAAACTCTATATGAAGCGCGTACCGCCAAAGGCGAGGAAGTAATCCGCGATAGCTTGTGGGGAAATTTTTTCCCGATAATGCTGTGGCGGATTTGTGTTTCTGTCACAAGCTTCCTATAAGCCTTCGAATAATTCGGGAAACTACTTGCGTGTTTCCTCAACTTGGCAAACCAGCCTTGCTGGCGAGGCCAGATTTCCCCTTATGGACGACCCGGAACTGCCATGATCCAGACGCCTTACTACCTGATCGACAAGACCAAGCTGAAGCGGAATATGGAAAAGATCGCCTACGTGCGCGAGAATTCCGGCGCGAAGGCTTTGCTGGCGCTGAAATGCTTCGCGACATGGTCTGTGTTCGATTTCATGAGCCAGTATATGGACGGCACGACCTCGTCCTCGCTCAACGAAGTGCGTCTCGGCCACGAGAAATTCGGCGGCGAAACCCACGCCTATAGCGTTGCCTATGCCGATCATGAGATCGATGAAGTCATCGCCAATGCCGACAAGATCATCTTCAATTCCATCGGCCAGCTGGAACGCTTCGCCGACAAGGCAGCGCATATCAAGCGCGGTCTGCGCCTCAATCCGGGCGTGTCGTCATCGAGCTTCGATTTAGCCGATCCAGCGCGTCCGTTCAGCCGCCTTGGCGAATGGGATGTGATGAAAGTCGAGAAGGTCATGGACCGGGTGACTGGTTTCATGATTCACAACAACTGCGAAAATTCCGACTTCGGTCTTTTCGACAAGATGCTGACCGATATCGAAGAAAAGTTCGGCTCGCTTCTGCACCGGGTTGAATGGGTCAGCCTTGGCGGCGGCATTCACTTCACCGGCGACAATTATCCGGTCGATGAATTCTGCGCGCGCCTGAAGGCTTTCTCGGAAAAGTTCGGCGTGCAGGTCTATCTGGAGCCGGGCGAAGCCTCGATCACCAAAACCACGACGCTTGAAGTGACGGTTCTCGACACGCTGTTCAATGGCAAGAACCTCGCTGTCGTCGATAGCTCGATCGAAGCCCATATGCTTGATCTGCTCATCTATCGCGAAAAAGCGAAGATGGCGCCAAACAATGGCGAGCATAGCTATATGGTCTGCGGCAAGTCGTGTCTTGCTGGCGATATTTTCGGCGAGTTCACCTTCGACAAGGAGCTCTCCATCGGCGACCGCCTCTCATTTGAAGATGCGGCCGGTTATACGATGGTCAAAAAGAACTGGTTTAATGGCGTTAAAATGCCAGCCATTGCCGTGCGCGAACTTGATGGCACGGTCAAGCTTGTCCGCGAATTTGATTATGCGGATTTTGAGGGTTCGCTCTCCTGAACCCTGCGTCGCGGTATTACTCAGCGGCGTAAAGCTTAAACAGGTTCCGCGGCTGAGAGCGCCGGGGACGAGAAACAGATGGCGGGAAACCGCTGGAAGAGGAAGCATCGACAGAAAATGAAGAAGAACGTTCTCATTATCGGCGCCGGGGGCGTGGCACAGGTTGTTGCACATAAATGTGCGCAAAACTCTGACATATTGGGCGATATCCACATTGCGTCCCGCACGGTTGAGAAATGCCGCAAGATTATCGATAGCGTGCATGAAAAGAAGAGCCTCAAGACCGAGGTGAAGCTGGAAGCGCATGCGCTGGATGCTCTGGATATTGAAGCCACCAAGGCTCTGATCCAGAAGACGGGTGTTCAGATCGTCATCAATGTCGGCTCGGCCTTCCTCAATATGTCGGTCCTTCGTGCCTGCATCGATACGGGCGTTGCCTATATGGATACGGCCATTCACGAAGATCCGAAGAAGATCTGCGAGACGCCGCCATGGTATGGCAACTACGAATGGAAGAACTTGCAGGAATGCGAAGAGAAGGGCATCACCGCTATTCTCGGCATCGGCTTTGATCCGGGCGTGGTCAATGCCTATGCGCGTCTGGCTGCCGACGATTATCTGGATGAAGTGAAGTCCATCGATATCGTTGACATCAATGCCGGTTCGCATGGCCGCTGGTTCTCGACCAATTTCGATCCGGAAATTAATTTCCGCGAATTCACCGGTACGGTCTATTCCTGGCAGAAGGGTGCATGGCAGTCGAACAAGATGTTCGAAGTCGGCCACACCTTTGACCTGCCTGTCGTCGGCCCAAGCAAAGCCTATATGACCGGCCATGATGAAGTACATTCGCTATCCAAGAACTATCCGAACGCCGATGTCCGCTTCTGGATGGGTTTTGGCGATCACTACATCAACGTCTTCACGGTGCTGAACAATCTGGGCCTCCTGTCCGAACAGCCGGTCAAGACCGCTGAAGGTCTGGAAGTCGTGCCGCTCAAGGTGGTCAAGGCTGTGTTGCCCGATCCGTCGTCGCTTGCGCCGGATTATACCGGCAAGACCTGCATTGGCGATTTCGTCAAGGGCACCAAGGACGGCAAGGAGAAGGAAGTCTTCATCTACAACGTTGCCGACCATAAGGACGCTTACAACGAAGTGGGTTCGCAGGGCATTTCCTACACGGCTGGCGTTCCGCCTGTTGCAGCCGCAATCCTGATCGCTTCGGGCGAATGGGATGTGAAGAAGATGGTCAATGTGGAAGAGCTGAATCCGAAGCCTTTCCTCCACATCCTGAACCAGATCGGCCTGCCATCCCGCATTAAGGATGAAGACGGCGACCGCGCGCTCGACTTCGCGTGAACGCGGAATAAGAGACCTGAAAAGCCCCGCTTTGGCGGGGTTTTTTATTGCGCGCTTCATGCTGCGCTCTGCCTTCTTCGATCCTCATCCTGAGGAGGCCCGCAGGGCCGTCTCGAAGGATCGAAGAATGACGATGGAGGACAGCGTTGCGTTGCCAGTTCCATCTGGACCTCGCCCTTCGAGGTTTCGCTTCGCTCCGCACCT harbors:
- the panB gene encoding 3-methyl-2-oxobutanoate hydroxymethyltransferase codes for the protein MSAPVKQKRLTPKAISALKGERPIVSLTAYTTPIARLLDPHCDLLLVGDSLGMVLYGMDSTLAVTLDMMIAHGQAVMRGVETACVIVDMPFGSYQESKEQAFRNAARVMQETGCDGVKLEGGEEMAETVDFLVRRGIPVFGHVGLMPQQVNTVGGFRSLGRDDNEADRIRCDAQAIADAGVFALVIEGTVEPLAREITASLSVPTVGIGASAACDGQILVSDDMLGLFQDFTPRFVKRFAQLAPQVSDAAKAYAEEVRARTFPGPEHVFGAKPKA
- a CDS encoding NUDIX hydrolase; the protein is MSELFSGVAVTDDIAHTELIAVLAAVTSEQPRVMTVRQGQALPSGPFESEHRSLQSGLRAWVQSETAHPVGYLEQLYTFADRDRHAQGERIISISYLGLVRESDAAAGQAGWRGWYDYLPWEDHRQGEPAIMEHLNNALLVWAYRAETPELTAQRMRRIAFTFGFDNGEWGGRWNEDLVLQRYELLFEAGLVAEAGMKEDENGRSMFADHRRILATAIARLRAKIKYRPVVFELMPDSFTLLQLQRTVEALAGLRLHKQNFRRLIEQQDLVEETGESDSETGGRPAKLFRFRYSIVEERALSERHLAGAKLPISRD
- the nadA gene encoding quinolinate synthase NadA — its product is MNDHVSVSQLYDRVAKVLPKADWLGFEDDVAAIIELKKKRNAVILAHNYQTPEIFHCVADIVGDSLALARKAAEVDADVIVLAGVHFMAETAKLLNPGKTVLIPDMAAGCSLADSITPEDVALLREAHPGVPIITYVNTSAAVKAASDICCTSGNAKKVVESLGVPRVLMIPDEFLAQNVARETNVEILAWHGHCEVHERFTPDDIRELRESHPGVVVLAHPECPPEVVAVADFAGSTAVMSDYVGEKKPQRVVLLTECSMSDNVAVDHPDVEFIRPCNLCPHMKRITLANIRDALENNRHEVTVDAALMEPARRAVERMLAV
- a CDS encoding L-aspartate oxidase, which codes for MNTAWTAPVPVLVIGSGLAGLMTALTLSPQPVLLVTAGTLGLSGSSMLAQGGIAASVGADDSAALHLADTIAAGDGLCDAGVAAEIIAAGADVVAALEAHGVHFDRKADGSFSLGLEAAHSRHRIVHVDGDATGAGIMRALTAKVLATPSITVMENTRALRLIWQDGRVVGACLENVGPVAARAVVLATGGIGGLYNATTTPLGNLGQAAILGAALAGRAGAELADMEFVQFHPTALAVSAPRLPLISEAVRGEGAKLVNDRGERFMADVPGRELAPRDVVARAIGSEIAQGRKVYLDACTALGARFATRFPGIDALCKQHGIDPSRDLIPVRPATHYHMGGIKTDADGRSGLPGLWAVGEAACTGLHGANRLASNSLLEAAAMGLRAARALGDAEAVAVRHPLPVSLPQGADAEPVRRIVSRHLGLLRDEEGLRSAITALLPLAETDDAAAVALVVAVAAFERCESCGSHARTDYPAKNAAPARSFFTFPAAFALAREIAAPHPVTRTA
- the nadC gene encoding carboxylating nicotinate-nucleotide diphosphorylase, encoding MNLPRLSPLVVEPLVRAALLEDLGLAGDITSNAVVPEDHRSAMLFSLRQPGVIAGLDVAEMAFRLVDPDVTFERLARDGQSLEKGADVARVSGSSRSILAGERTALNFLGHLSGIATATANLVKAVQGTRASIVCTRKTTPGLRALQKYAVRAGGGMNHRFALYDAVLIKDNHIAVAGGVREAIERAKAGAGHMVKIEVEVDTLQQLDEAMVLGVDAVLLDNMSPAQLREAVSVIGGRAISEASGGITPETVAAVAASGVDLISVGWTTHSAPNLDIGLDFEELT
- a CDS encoding ferredoxin--NADP reductase, yielding MSSNFNQETVTDIHHWTDTLFSFRTTRDPGFRFQSGQFIMMGLEVNGKPLTRAYSIASSLYEDGLEFFSIKVPNGPLTSKLQHLKVGDQIILSKKPVGTLLYDNLKPGKNLWLLSTGTGLAPFLSIIRDLEAYERFEKIILVHGVRQVAELAYTDFISTELPQDEFLGEMVKKQLIYYPTVTREPYRNRGRLTDLIRSGQLFTDVGLPEFNHEDDRMMLCGSPEMLAETKQILEERGFKEGSQSEAGHYVIEKAFVEK
- a CDS encoding superoxide dismutase translates to MSFTLPPLPYATNALEGVGMGTETLELHHGKHHQAYVTALNGFVEKNDALKGKSLEEIVLFAKDKADLAPVFNNAGQHWNHDLFWQNLSANGGRLPGALEKKIVEDFGGVDQFKEAFKTAAVGQFGSGWAWLVLANDGKLKVTKTPNGSNPLATGEGKALLGLDVWEHSYYLDFRNRRPDYVTNFLDKLANYEFAEATLKAA
- a CDS encoding helix-turn-helix transcriptional regulator; this translates as MLALKMRGAQTAAAIGEHLGTTGEAVRQQLVRLAEEGLVAPHSVSQGVGRPSQFWDLTETGNKRFPDTHADLTVQLLHSVRTILGDDALDTLIAHRETETRRQYQTRLKDLSLDQRVKELADIRSAEGYMADAEKREDGSWLLIENHCPICAAADACQGFCRSELQVFRAVLGPDVSVNRTEHILAGARRCAYVISPAA
- a CDS encoding MFS transporter encodes the protein MQDHKPTAGWGDLFAGRNAIVSLTLVGGVALHAINVFIATTILPTVVADIGGMDYYAWNTALFVTASILGSALVPRLLSQAGPRSAYLIAAIIFAAGTLTCGLAPSMPVMLAGRAIQGLGGGLMLSLSYSMIRIVFDEALWPRAIGLVSGMWGVATLVGPAIGGVFAELGIWRAAFWSLAPVIAVFTIMAMTVLPRESGSAASNDRLAWPQLILLTAAVLAVSAGSISSELVWNAGGVVLAVVLLLLLAVVEMKARRRILPKGSFSIQKLGALYLTLAFLSASVTSAEVFVPLFFQVLHNQSPLVAGYLAAIMGGSWTLGSIGSSGVAAGRTDRVILAAPVMGVAGMVTLAVLIPAGSEGHWYNLLPICIALAVIGFGVGLTWPHLLTRIFKRADAEDQNLATASVTMVQLFTTALGAALAGMIANMAGLTNPGGFAGTAHAALWLFSGFAVLSALAFLSALALVRSARRPQPAQC